In the Streptomyces sp. 3214.6 genome, CCCCGTCGCCCTCGTCGCGCATCTCCTGCTGCGCGAGGGACAGGGGCTGCGGACGCTGGGCTTCGACCGCACCCGGCCCTGGCCGGACCTCGGCCGCGGGGCGGCGATCGCGGCGGTGATCGGCAGCACCGGCATCGCCTTCTATCTGGTGGCCCGCGGTCTCGGCTTCAACCTCACGGTGGTGCCGGAGGCGCTGCCGGACGTGTGGTGGAAGTACCCGGTGCTGGTGATGTCCGCGATGCAGAACGCGATCCTCGAAGAGGTCATCGTCGTCGGCTATCTACTGCGCCGGCTCGGCCAGTTGGGCTGGACGCCGGGCACCGCGCTCGTCGCCAGCTCCGTGCTGCGCGGCTCGTACCACCTCTACCAGGGCATCGGCGGCTTCATCGGCAACATGGTGATGGGCGTGGTCTTCGTCTACCTCTACCGGCGCTGGGGACGGGTGGGGCCCCTGGTCGTGGCGCACTCCCTGCTCGACATCGGGGCCTTCGTGGGATACGCGCTGCTGGCCGGGAAGGTGGGGTGGCTGCCGACGGCGTGAGCCACCCCGCTTGGGGCGGACCCGGTTTCTAGGCGAGCAGCTCGCCCTCGATGACCGTGACCGCGCGTCCCGCCAGCAGGGTGCGGTCGCCGCGTACCTCGGTGCGGACACGGCCGGAGCGCGGGGACGCCTGCAGGCCGGTCAGGGCGGTGCGGCCGAGGCGCTCGGACCAGTAGGGGGCCAGGGCGGTGTGGGCGCTGCCCGTCACCGGGTCCTCGTCGATGCCGAAGTTCGGGAAGAAGCAGCGGGAGACGAAGTCGTATCCCAGCTCCGGGTTCTCGGCGCGGGCGGTGGCGATGATGCCGCGACGGGAGTAGGCGGCCAGGGCCTTGTGGTCCGGCCGCAGCGCGTGGACGGTCTTCTCGTCGGCGAGCACGACCAGCAGGTCGCCGATGTGCGGGCCGGTGTCGTGGCAGTCGAGCGGCTCGGCGCCCAGGGCCTCGGCGACCCCGGCCGGGACCTCGACCCTGGTCAGCGGCGCGGTCGGGAAGTCCAGGGTGATCGAGCCGTCCTCGGCGGGCGTCGCGATGAGCACACCGCTGCGGGTGGCGAAGCGCACCGGCCCCGGGTGGGCGCCGGTGGAGTGCAGGACGTGGGCCGTGGCGAGCGTGGCGTGGCCGCACATGTCGACCTCGGCGACGGGGGTGAACCAGCGCAGGGCCCAGTCCGCCTCGCCGCCCTCGGGGAGCGGGTGGGCGAACGCCGTCTCGGCGTGGTTGACCTCCAGGGCGATGTTCTGGAGCCGGGTGTCGTCCGGGAAGGCGTCCAGGAGGAGGACCCCGGCCGGGTTGCCGGCGAAAGGGTGGTCGGTGAAGGCGTCGACGATTCGAATCCGCATGCCGGTGACGGTAGGGGGTCGGCCGAGCCGTCGGCCAAGGCCAATCGGCGAGTCCTGGCCCGATTCGGCCACCGCCGTGAGCGGGCCGCACCGTTGGGCCGCGGATCCCTCGAAGCGCGTCCGGGGCGCAACCCTGGGACCCTGGGAGCGAGTGCTACCCATGATCTGACGACCACGGGCGGTGAGCGCCATGGCCGGTGTCGAGGAGGTCGCTCCGCAACCGACGGCTGCGGACGCCGATCCCCAGGGGGAGCCGTTCTTGCGCACACGGTTCGTCGTACCGGCCCGGCCGGTGACGTTCCTGCGGCGCGAGCGCCTGGTCAACCACCTCGACCAGGCGCTGCGGACACCCCTGACCATGGTCAACGGCGCCGCGGGCGCGGGCAAGACGGTGCTGGTCGCCGACTGGACCGCGGCGCGCGAGGCGCCCGTCGCCTGGCTCACCACCGACGCGGCGGAGCAGGGGCCGGGCATGTTCTGGGCGTATCTGCTCCAGGCCCTGCGCGCCTCGGGCGTCTCCCTCCCCGCGGAGATCGGCTGCCCCACGGACGCGAGCCACATTCCCCCGACACTGCTGGCGCGGCTCGCCGCCGAGCTGTGCGCCAGGGACCGGCCCGCGATCGTGGTGCTCGACGAGTACGACCGGGTGAGCGACCCGCAGATCGCAGAACAGCTGGAGTTCGTACTGCACCACGCCGGCGACGGCCTGCGTCTGATCCTCGTCAGCCGTACGGAACCGCTGCTTCCGCTGCACCGGTACCGGGCGGCCGGCCGGCTCACCGAGATCCGGGCCGCGGAACTGGCCTTCACCTGCGAGGAAGCGGCCGAGCTGCTGGAACTGCACGGCCTGCGGCTTCCGGCGCACGCCACACAGGGGCTCGTCGAACGCACCCGGGGCTGGGCCGCAGGACTGCGGCTGTGCGCCCTCGCCGCGCGGGAGAGCCCGGATCCGGAGAGGTATCTGAAGGAGTTCGAGGCCGACCGCACCACGGTCGCCGACTTCCTGCTGGCGGAGGTGCTCAGGCGGCAGTCGCCCGAGACGCAGGACGTCCTGCTGCGGGTCAGCGTCCTCGACCGTTTCTGCCCGGAGCTGGTGAACGCCCTGACCGAGCGCACCGACGCCGGGCCGATTCTGGTCGGTCTGTGCCGCGACAACGCGTTCGTCGAGCACCTCGCGCAGGACTGGTACCGGCTCCACCCGCTGTTCGGGGAGATCCTCCGGGCCCATTTGCGGATGCGGTCGCCGGGTCTGGAACCCGAACTGCACCGGCGGGCCGCGCGGTGGCTGCGGGGCTCGGGATCCCTCGCGGAGACGCTGGGGCACGGCGCGGCCGCCGGCGACTGGGAGTTCACCGCCGACGCCCTCGTCGACGACCTGGCCATCGGCTGGCTCTTCACCGGCCTGCGCTCCGACGAACTCGCCGAACTCTTCTCCCGGATGGGGCCGGAGGCCAGGAGCCCCGCCTCGGACCTGGTCCGTGCGGCCCGCGAGCTTTCCCGCCGTGACCTCGGTCGCGGTCTGACCCACCTGCGTCGCGCGGAGGAGAGCCTGGCCGCCGAACTGGGCCTGACCGCAGCAGAGTTGGGGCTGCCGCGGGAGCAGGTGGAGCGGTGGGAGTGGGCGGGGCCGGGAGAGTCGGGGGAGCGCGGCTCGGAGAGGGGAGGCGACGGTCTTGCGGCCGAAGGCGCGTTGACGGCGGCCGGGTGGAGTCCGGCGGGCGAGGCGTCCGGCCTCGCGGCGGTCCGGTTGAGCTGTGCGCTGCTGGAGGCGCTGGCCGCCCGGCTGACCGGGGCGCCCGGCCGGGCGGAGCTGGCCGCGGCGGCCGCCGAGACGCTGCGCGACCAGGTACCCGCGCAACTGCTGGAGAGGCATCCCGAACTCACCGCCCTGCTGCTGGCCCACCTGGGTTCGGCGCGGCTGTGGGCCGGGCGGTTCGACGATGCGCGTGCCGCCCTGTCGAGGGTGGCCGGGGCCTCGGCAGGCGCGTCCACGGCGCTCGCCCGGGAGGACTCGCTCGGCCGGCTGGCTCTGATCGACTATCTGAACGGCTGGCCCGGCAGGGCGGAACGCACGGCGCGGGCCGCGCTGACCGAGACGGAGCGTTACGGCCTGCCCCAGCCGTCCGGTTCCGGCATGGGACGGCTGGTCCTGGCCGCCGTCGCCGTGGACCGCGACGAGTTGCGCCGGGCCCGGGCACTCCTCGACGAGGCGGCCGGCTCGCACCCCGCGCTGCGGGACCCGGTCATGGAGGCGGGCCGGGCCATCGCCACCGCCCGCCTGCACCTGGCCCGTGGCGACCCCAGCGCCGCACGCGCGGCCGCGGAACGAGCCGTCCCCGCCGCCGTGCTCTCCCCCTGGGCGCAGGGGCAGACCGCGCTCGTGGTCTCCGCCGCACACCTGGCCGAGGGCCGCCCGGAGACGGCCTTCGAGGTGCTGCGGGCGACGCCCGACCAGCAGCCCGCGTGCGCGGTGGCGGCCGCGCGGGCCCAGCTCGCCGCGGGCCGGCCCGGCGCCGCGGCCGACCTGCTCGACGGCGTGCGCGCCGAGGGCCGTGCCGGCCCGGCCGTGACCGTCCGCGCCGCGTTGGTGCTGGCGCAGGCGGCGGACGAGGCGGGCGACGTGACCGACGCGCGCAGGCTCGTCGCCCAGGCACTGCGCGAGGCACGACGCGAAGGGCTGCGACGTCCCTTCCGCGAAGCCGGGCTGTGGATCCGCCCTTACCTGGCCACGGCCTTCCCCCGGGGACCGGCCGCGGACTGGCTCACCCCCGGGGTGCCGTCGTCCGACGGTGCACCGCCCCCGGTCGTGGAGGAGCTGAGCGGACGCGAACGCGACGTGGTGCGCAGGCTGGCCCTGATGATGTCGACGGAGGAGATCGCCGCCGACCTGTACGTGTCGGTGAACACGGTCAAGACGCACCTCAAGAGCGCCTACCGGAAGCTGGCGGTCAACCGCCGAGGCGACGCGGTACGCCGCGCCCGCCAGCTGAACCTGCTGTGACCGACCTGGTCGTCCGGGCTGTGAAGTTCCCCCCTCGTGGGTGAGGCGGCGGCCGGATTTCTCGGCTGCGATGGTGTCGTGGACACCGTGACCCGCTGGCGGGCCCTGATGGTCCTGGGCACCGCCCAGTTCCTGATGGTCCTGGACACGTCCGTCATGAACGTCTCGATCAGCCAACTGGTCGAGGACTTCGACACCGAGGTGACGGCCATCCAGGCCGTCATCACCCTGTACGCCCTGGTCATGGCCGCCTTTATGATCATCGGCGGCCGGTTCGGGGACATCCTCGGACGACGACGGATCTTCCTCCTCGGCCTCGTCGTCTACGCCACGGGATCGGCCCTCACCGCCGTCGCCCCCACCCTGTGGGTGCTCACGCTGGGCTGGTCGGTCATCGAGGGGCTGGGCGCCGCGATGGTCCTGCCGGCCATGGCGGCGCTGGTCGCCGAGTCCTACCGGGGGCGGGACCGGGCCGTGGCCTACGGCGTCATCGGCGGTCTGGCGGGCGCGGGGATCGCGGTCGGCCCGCTGCTGGGCGGCTGGGTGACGACGTATCTCACCTGGCGGCTGGTCTTCGCCGGTGAGGTCGTGGTCGTGCTGGTGATGCTGTGCTTCCGCCGGGTGATCACGGAGTCCCCGCGCACCGGGCCACGCCCCCACCTCGACGCGGTGGGCGCCGCGCTCTCGGCGGCCGGACTGGCCCTCGGCGTGCTCGGGGTCCTGCAGAGCGGCACGTGGGGCTGGGTGCAGCCCCGCAACCCGCCCTTCACCGTCCTGGGTTTCTCGCCCACCCTGTTCGTCGTCGGCGCCGGAGCGGCCGTCCTCGCCGTCTTCGTGCACTGGGAGCGGCGCCGGGACGCGCACGGCTCGGAGCCACTGGTGCATCTTGCTCTGCTGCACAGGCCCGCGCTGCGATCCGGCCTGATGTGTCTGCTGAGCCAGAACCTCATCCTGCTGGGGCTGTTCTTCACCATCCCGCTGTATCTCCAGGTCGTGCAGGGCTTCGACGCCTTCGAGACCGGCCTGCGCCTGCTCCCCGTGTCGGTCACCATGCTCGCGGCCTCGATGGGCGCCACCCGGCTGGGGCGGGTGGCGGGACCACGCCGAGTGGTCCGGCTCGCGCTGCTGACCCTGGCCGCGGCCATCGTGTGGCTGCTGGCCACCATCGACCCCGTCATCGACGACGCGCAGTTCGCCGGGGCGATGGCACTCCTCGGGGTGGGCATGGGCCTGCTCGCCTCACAGCTGGGCAACGTCGTTCAGTCCTCCGTGGGCGAGGACGAACGCAGCGAGGTGGGCGGGCTGCAGTTCACGGCGCAGAATCTGGGCTCCGCGCTGGGCACCGCGCTCATCGGATCGCTGCTGGTCGGCGCCCTGGCCCAGGCCTTCACCACAAGTGTGGAGGAGCATCCCCGGCTCTCGGAGGAGACCCGTCGGCAGACCGGGGTCGCCCTGGAGGCCGGCATCTCCTTCGTCCCCACCGAGCAGGTGCGCTCTGCGGCCGAGGACGCCGGGCTGCCGCCCGCCGAGGTCGACGCCCTCGCGGACTCCTACGCCTCGGCGCAACTAGACGGTCTGAAAGCGGCGATCCTGGCCGCCGGTGGGATCACGCTCGCCAGTTTCCTGGTCACGCCGCATCTGCCGACGCGGAAGGCCGAACGTCCGAGCCGGCCCGGGACCGGCATGCCGGCCGGCACGACCGGGCCGTCGCGCTGACCCGCCCGACCGACCGAACCGTCCGACTCGTCGAGGGAGGCCGCGATGTCCAGGCCCGGTCACATCGCGGCGGCCCGGGCGCGCGCCGCCGAGCGTCGGGCCCCCGCCGACCACTCCGGCGGCGTCTACGGGTCCATGCTCGCGGCCTCGGTGGTCGTCGGCGCGGGCAGCCTGGGCTCGTTCCCGCGCCTGGAACTTGTGCTGCTGCTGTTGCTCACCGGCGTCGTTTTCTGGATCGCGCATGTACACGCCCAGCTGTTCGGGGCGCGGTTGGCACGGCGAACCCCGGACCGGGGGATCGTGCTCAAGGTGTGCCGCGACGAGTGGCCGATCCTGCAGGCCGCCATTCCGCCGGCCCTCGCCGTGGCCGTCAGCCCCTTGCTCGGCCTCGACCTGCAGGGCGCCGTCTGGCTCGCGCTCGCGGTCGCCGTCGCGGGCCAGGTGGGCTGGTCGGCGTCCGCGGCACGGCGCGACGGCGCCTCGTGGCGCCTGGTCGTCACCACCGCCTCGGTGAATCTCGCGCTGGGTCTGCTGATCATCGCTCTCAAGCTCTTCCTGAAGCACTGAAGCACTGAAGCACTGAAGCACTGAAGCACTGAAGCACTGAAGCACTGAAGCACTGAAGCACTGAAGCACTGAAGCACTGAGGCGCTGAGGCGCTGAATTGGGCGGCGCGGGTGCCGTTCTGCAGCGGCGGTCTATCACCTTCACCGGGTGAAGCCGTCCGTCCCCCGGGGACGCAGGATCGAGGGGAAAGGGCGCAGTCCGCCTGTCCCAGGCCGTCCCGGGAGCAGCTCATGCGCTACGAGATCCGCGTCGACGGACAGATGTCGGAGGTACTGACCAGGGCCTTTCCGGAACTGGACCATGTGGTCATGTCCGGTCAGACCCTCCTGTTCGGATACGTCGTCGACGAGGCGCACCTGTACGGGCTGCTGGCCCGCTGCCAGTCCCTGGGGCTGCGGGTCCTGGAGATGCGCCAACTGCCTGCCGGGCGCGAGGAGGAGTCATGAGCGTGTCGCCTGGTCCCGCACCGCACAACGAGCCGCTGGGCAACGATCCCGCCGACACCCTGGCCGTGCTCGGCCGCTCCTGGACGTGGATCCTCGGCTCGGCGGTCGCCAGCTTCGTACCGGGCGTCCTGATCCTGGTCTGGCCGGACGAGACCCTGCACGTCCTGGCGGTCCTCATCGGCCTGTACCTGCTGGTGACCGCGGTGTTCCGGTTCGTCGCGGCCTTCGCCCGGGAGGACCACGGCGAACGGCTGACCGGCCTCCTCCTGGCGATGCTGTACGTGGTGGCCGGGGTGCTGTGCCTGAGACACCCCCTGCAGACGATCGCGGCGCTCTCCCTGGTCGTCGGCGTCCTGTGGCTGGTGTCCGGCATGCTCACCCTCTACACGGCCCTCGCGGCCAAGGACCTCCCGCACCGGGGCGTCGTCCTCGGCGCGGCGGTGTTCGCGATCGTGGCGGGGATCGTGGTGCTGGCGCTGCCCACCGAGTCGGCCCGCGCGCTGACGCGGCTGCTCGGCCTGTGGCTCGTCCTGCTCGGTCTGGTCGAGGCGGCGGTCGCCTTCGCGTGGCGCGCCGCGCTGCGCAGGGTGCGTAAGGCGGGGCCGGGAGCTCCTGCCGGGACGGTCTGAGCCGGGCTGCTCCGACCCGTTGCGCGGACTCTCGTGCACAGACTCTCACCCGTCTCGGGTGAGGCCGCGGGCCGCTTGCCGTGGGCACGCTGAGAACGGCACGCGACGGCATGTCGGTACACCGGATGTCGTCGGGATGGCGGGCGAACGCCCGGAACGGAGGAGAGACATGAGTGGGGACACGTACCTCGCGTACGACTATCCGCTGCTGAGCGCCTTCTGGACCATGCTGGTCTTCTTCCTGTGGATCATGTGGTTCGTCCTGCTGTTCCGGATCGTCGTCGACATCATCCGCGACGACGACCTCGGCGGCTGGGCCAAGACCGGCTGGATGGTGTTCTGCATCGTCCTGCCCTTCCTGGGCGTGTTCGTCTATGTGATCGCCCGGGGCAAGAACATGGGGCGCAGGGAGATCGCGCAGGCGCGTGAGCAGCAGAGGGCCTTCGACAGCTACGTCCGCGAGACGGCCAGGGGTGCCGACGCCGGTCCCTCCAGCAGCGTCGACGAACTCGCCCGGCTGTCCGAGATCCGCGCCCGCGGCGACATCACGGACGAGGAGTTCGCCAGGGCGAAGCAACTGGTCCTCAGCGGCTCACGACACTGAGCGCGCAACACACTGAGCGCGCAACACACTGAGCGCGCAACACGCAACACGCAACACGCAACACACAAGCGACAACGGGCAACACCCCAAGCGAATCGAGGCATCGGGATGACGACACACAGCACCCACGCGCCGTCGGTCAAGCGGCACACGGCCAAACAGCACTGGGCCGAGGGCCTGATGGTGTTCGCGGCCGTCACACTCATGCTCTCCGGAGTGCTCGACATCTTCCGCGGCATCATGGGAATCGCCCAGGACGACATCCTCATCACGACCCGCAACTACGTCTTCCAGTACGACGTCACCGGCTGGGGCTGGGTCCACCTCGCCCTGGGTGTGGTCGCCGTGATCGTCAGTCTGGGGCTGTTCCAGGCGGCGCTGTGGGCGCGGGTGGCCGGCGTGGCCATCGCCGGGCTGATCGTCATCGCCAACTTCCTGTCCCTGCCGCAGTATCCGGTCTGGTCGGTCGTGGTGATCGCCTTCTCGGTGTTCGTCATCTGGGCTCTGTGCGTGGTGAAGCCGGACACGTCCGAAGAACGCTGACCGAAAGGTTGGACGATGTGCCGTTGGCTCGCCTATTCGGGCACCCCCGTGCTGCTGGAAACGATCCTGTACCGGCCGGCGCACTCACTGATCGACCAGAGCCTGCACTCCCGGATGGGCGTCGAGACGACCAACGGTGACGGGTTCGGCGTCGGCTGGTACGGGCCGGGCGTGGACACCCCCGCGGTGGTCCGGGAGATCGGCCCGGCCTGGAGCAACCGCAATCTGCGGGAGATCGCCGGGCACGTCCGCTCGTCGCTGTTCTTCGCCCACATCAGGGCCTCGACCGGCTCGGCGGTGCAGCAGACCAACTCCCACCCGTTCCGGCACGGCCGCTGGATGTGGATGCACAACGGCGCCATCGCCGACTTCCACCGGCTCCGCCGGGACCTCGCCCTCGCCGTCGACCCGGAACTCTTCCTCGACATCGAGGGGTCGACGGACTCCGAGATGATGTTCTTCCTGGCGCTCACCCTCGGCCTGGAGGAGGATCCACCCGGCGCCGTCGCCCGGATGGCGGGCCTGGTGGAACGCACCGGACACGAGCACGGGGTGGAGTTCCCGCTCCAGATGACGATCGCCGTGACCGACGGGGAGCGGCTGTGGGCCTTCCGCTACTCCAGCCAGGGAACCTCACGCTCGCTCTTCTACAGCACCCGCGTGGAGACACTCCGGGCGCTCCACCCCGACGTGGCGTTCCTGCGCGAGGTCTCCGACGAGACCCGCCTCATCGTCTCCGAGCCCCTGGGCAACCTGCCCGGCGCCTGGAACAAGGTCCCCGAGAGCACGTACGGCGTGGTCCAGCCCGACGGGGACGACAACCTCGTCCACTTCGCCCCGCAGGCCGCGTAGAGGGGAAGGTCTCCCCCAAGGCGGGCCGAAGGCCGGAGGTCAGTGCACCGAGAACCCGCCGTCGACGAAGATCGCCTGCCCGGTGACGTAGCCGGAGCCGCGTCCGGCCAGGAACACGGCGGCTCCGGCGAAGTCCTCGGCCAGGCCGTTGCGCCCGGCCATCGTGCGTGCGGCGAGCGCCGCCACCCGCTCCGGGTCGGACGCCAACCGTGCGTTGAGCGGCGTCATGACGAAGCCGGGCACCAGGGTGTTGCAGGTGACTCCGTACGGCGACCACGCCTCGGCCTGTGAGCGGGCCAGCGACTCCAGCGCCCCCTTGGAGACCCCGTAGGCGCCGCTCTGGACGAACGCCCGGTGCGCCTGCTGGGAGCTGATGTGGATGATCCGTCCGAAGCCCCGCTCGGCCATGCCGGGTCCGAAGCGTCGGCCCAGCAGGTAGGGCGCCTCCAGGTTCACCGCCATGGTGGCGTCCCACACCTCCTCGTCCAGCTCGCCCATCGGCGGCCGCAGGTTGATGCCGGCGCTGTTGACGAGGATGTCGGGCTCACCGAACGCCTCGACCGCCCGCTCCGCCGCAGCGCGCACCCCGTCCCGGGTGCTCAGGTCGGCGCTCGCCCAGGCCGCCCGGCAGCCGTCGGCCGTGAGCTCGTCGACCGCGGCGGCGAGTTCCGCCTCCTTGCGTGCCACGACCACCACGCTCGCGCCCGCCCGGGCGAGGGCCCCGGCGACGGCCCGGCCGATGCCGGAACTGCCGCCCGTCACGACGGCGACCCGGCCGTCCAGCGAGAAGAGTTGAGAGAGGTAACCGTTCGAGGCGGTGTGCGAAGTGCCGTCCGATGCCATGTCCGCACTCTAAGGGGCAGAGTCTAGCCAAGCGAACTGTTCCGATATATCGTTGACGCATCGCGACAGATCGGCGATGGAATGAACAGAGATGCACAGATGGCGGAGACGGAGTGATGGCAATGCGCGACCACGGATTCGACGGTGGACACCGGCGGCGCGGCGAGGGACGGCGTGCGGCCTTCGGGCCCTTCGGCCCGGGTGGTCCGGGGTTCGGTCCCGGTGGCCCCGGTTTCGGCGGCTTCGGTCCCGGTCCCTGGGGTGGGCGAGGGCGCGGGGGGCCCAGGGGGAGGGCGCGGCGCGGTGACGTACGGGCCTCGATCCTGGCCCTGCTGAAGGACCGGCCCATGCACGGTTACGAGATGATCCAGGAGATCGCCGAGCGCAGCGGCGGGGCGTGGAAGCCCAGCCCGGGCTCGGTGTACCCGACCCTGCAACTCCTGGAGGACGAGGGTCTGATCAGCAGCGAGAGCGAAGGCGGCAAGAAGCTGTTCTCGCTCACCGAAGAGGGTCGCACGGCGTCCGGGGAGGGCCCGGAGGCCCCCTGGGAGGAGGCCACGCGCGGGGTCGACTGGGAGGCCCTCGGTGAGATCCGCCAGGCCGGCTTCGGTCTGATGGAGGCCTTCGGGCAGGTCTGGAAGACCGGCAGCAAGGAACAGCGCGAGAAGGCGCTCACGGTCATCAACGACGCCCGCAAGAAGCTGTACCTCATCCTCGCCGACGAGGACTGACCGCCGTCGTACGACGACGGCCGGGCGCCCCGTGGAGTTGTCCGCGGGGCGCCTTCGGGTGCGCGGTGCGCCGGGTGCGGCCCCTGGTCAGGCGACCAGGCCGTCCAGTTTGCGCAGCGACTCGTTCAGGGCGGCCGTCCCGGAGTCCTTCAGCTTGCCCGCCATCAGCGACACGGCCGCGCCCGTGAACTCACCGTCGATGCGGACCTTCGTGGCGTCGCCGTCGGGGGTGAGGGTGTAGCGCGTGGCGACGGACACCGCCATGGGGCCCTTGCCGCGGATGACCAGCACCCGGGCCGGTTCCAGCTCCGCGACCGTCCACTCGACCTCCGCGGGGAAGCCCATCAGCTTCATGTTCTCCTGGAAGGTGGCGCCCACCTCGAGGGTCTCGGGGCCGCCCCCGGGGAAGTTGGTGTGGGTCGCGTTCCACTCCCCGTACGTCGGCCAGTCGGTGAGCTGGGCCCACACCTTCTCGGCCGGCGCCTGGATGCGTGCCTCCGCGCTGACTTCGGCCATGCGACCACCTCTTCGTATCGGGCTCTGTGTCGGACCGCGTATCGGACTCTGTATCGGCCAACTCGGGCTGCGGTGTCGCGGAACGTAGCTCCACCGCCTCGAACATTCAATACTGACGAACCGTCAGAAAGTGTGGAGCTCACCCCGCCCGGCGTATCACCGCCGTGTCGAACACGTCCCACGCGCGCGGGAAGGGCCCCTCCTCATGGCAGTGCCTCGCCTGCCGGAACAGGTCGGCGGGCAGTGCGCCCTTTGGAGCGTAGACCCTGTAGACGTACTGTCGGCCGTCGGCCGCCCGCAGGGCCGCCGGCCGGCACCCGCTCTCCATGTCCGTGGGGGACGTCCGGGCGGGGCTCGGTGGTTGCGTGCGGGGCGGGCGGCAAGGCGACGCGCGCCCCTGAAGGCGAAACGGCTCGATCTCATCCGTAGGGAGGAGATTCCGCCGCCCCCGCTCCGCTCTGCGTGGGACCCGAAGATGCTTCCTTCCGGGGATGACGGCGCCCTGCCGGGACTGATGGGGTAGGGATGTGCAACCCCGCATTCCCCGGCAGTCGCCCCGCGAACAGGCGGCACACGCCATGGACGACGATCCCCGGTTCGGCGCCGAGCCCGCGGCGGCGCTCGCCGCCGCCCGCAGACGGGCGGTCCGGGACGGGGACCGGCAGATCGACACCGCCCACGTTCTGCACTCGCTCCTTGAGCACGACCCCCGGACCCGTGCGGCCTTCGACGGCGGACCCCAGCTCGCCCGGCTGCTCGGCTACCTCGTCCAGCGCAGCATCGGCTACGGCCTGCGCTGGCAGAGCGGTGTCGAGGACTCCGGGGCGCTGCCCGTCGTGACCGTCGTCGAGGGCTTCTCTCCGCTGGCCGCGGCCGCGCTGGAGCACGCGTGCGCGCGGGCCGACCGGCGTGACGGCGCGCCGGCCCGGGGCGTCGACCTGCTCGCGGCGATCGTCGCGGATCCGCAGGCGCGGGCTGTCGAGGTCCTCACCCATGCCGGCGTCGACGTGTACGAGCTGCGCGCACGGATCGAGGACGGCCTGGAGGAGCACGACGAGGACGGCCTGGACGGCCACGAGGCGTGTGCCGGGGGCGGCGGCCCGGCCTACTGAGCGGACTTCCGTCCCCCCGCCCGCACGACGCCCGCCTGGACGCCGCCCACCCACACGATCCGCCCGCTCGCCCGGTCCGGCCCGTCCAGCCGATG is a window encoding:
- a CDS encoding SDR family NAD(P)-dependent oxidoreductase, yielding MASDGTSHTASNGYLSQLFSLDGRVAVVTGGSSGIGRAVAGALARAGASVVVVARKEAELAAAVDELTADGCRAAWASADLSTRDGVRAAAERAVEAFGEPDILVNSAGINLRPPMGELDEEVWDATMAVNLEAPYLLGRRFGPGMAERGFGRIIHISSQQAHRAFVQSGAYGVSKGALESLARSQAEAWSPYGVTCNTLVPGFVMTPLNARLASDPERVAALAARTMAGRNGLAEDFAGAAVFLAGRGSGYVTGQAIFVDGGFSVH
- a CDS encoding Clp protease N-terminal domain-containing protein — its product is MDDDPRFGAEPAAALAAARRRAVRDGDRQIDTAHVLHSLLEHDPRTRAAFDGGPQLARLLGYLVQRSIGYGLRWQSGVEDSGALPVVTVVEGFSPLAAAALEHACARADRRDGAPARGVDLLAAIVADPQARAVEVLTHAGVDVYELRARIEDGLEEHDEDGLDGHEACAGGGGPAY
- a CDS encoding type II toxin-antitoxin system Rv0910 family toxin, producing MAEVSAEARIQAPAEKVWAQLTDWPTYGEWNATHTNFPGGGPETLEVGATFQENMKLMGFPAEVEWTVAELEPARVLVIRGKGPMAVSVATRYTLTPDGDATKVRIDGEFTGAAVSLMAGKLKDSGTAALNESLRKLDGLVA
- a CDS encoding PadR family transcriptional regulator → MRDHGFDGGHRRRGEGRRAAFGPFGPGGPGFGPGGPGFGGFGPGPWGGRGRGGPRGRARRGDVRASILALLKDRPMHGYEMIQEIAERSGGAWKPSPGSVYPTLQLLEDEGLISSESEGGKKLFSLTEEGRTASGEGPEAPWEEATRGVDWEALGEIRQAGFGLMEAFGQVWKTGSKEQREKALTVINDARKKLYLILADED
- a CDS encoding class II glutamine amidotransferase → MCRWLAYSGTPVLLETILYRPAHSLIDQSLHSRMGVETTNGDGFGVGWYGPGVDTPAVVREIGPAWSNRNLREIAGHVRSSLFFAHIRASTGSAVQQTNSHPFRHGRWMWMHNGAIADFHRLRRDLALAVDPELFLDIEGSTDSEMMFFLALTLGLEEDPPGAVARMAGLVERTGHEHGVEFPLQMTIAVTDGERLWAFRYSSQGTSRSLFYSTRVETLRALHPDVAFLREVSDETRLIVSEPLGNLPGAWNKVPESTYGVVQPDGDDNLVHFAPQAA